TGCCCTGGAGCAGCTTCGGGTGGGTCTGTTGGGCAAGAAGGGGCGGCTGTCAGCTGTGCTGGGGGCGATGGGCAAGCTGCCGGGGAATGAACGCCCCTTGGTGGGCCAGCGCGCCAATGTGTTGAAAACCTTGGTGCAGCAGCTGCTATCTGAGCGCCTGGAGGCGGTGAACAGTGCTGCGATGGCGACAAGAATCGCAGCTGAAACCCTGGATGTCACGGCGGCTCCGCTAGGGGTTCCGATGGGGCACCGGCACCCGTTGATCACCACCACCGAGGAGATTGTTGATCTGTTTTGCGGCCTTGGTTATCAGGTGGAGGAAGGCCCTGAAGTGGAGACGGATCACCACAACTTCACGGCACTGAACATTCCGCCTGAACACCCGGCGCGCGATATGCAGGACACCTTTTATTTGCAAGACAACCTGTTGCTGCGCACCCATACATCGCCGGTGCAGATCCGACACCTTGAAACCAATCCACCCCCGGTGCGGATCGTGGCTCCAGGCCGGGTGTATCGACGGGATGCGGTGGATGCAACCCATTCGCCTGTGTTTCATCAGGTGGAGGTGCTGGCCATTGATGAAGGCTTGGATTTCAGTCACCTCCGCGGCACGGTGATGCAGTTCCTCAAGGCGTTCTTTGGTGACCTACCGGTGCGCTTTCGCGCCAGTTACTTCCCGTTTACGGAACCCTCTGCTGAGGTGGATGTCCAATGGCGAGGGCGCTGGCTTGAGGTGATGGGTTGCGGAATGGTGGATCCCGCAGTGTTGGAGGGGTTAGGCCTTGATCCCGATCGTTGGAGTGGTTTCGCTGCCGGTTTGGGGGTAGAGCGTTTCTGCATGGTGCGTCATGGCATCGATGACATTCGCCGCCTGTACACCAGTGATTTGCGCTTTCTGGATCAGTTTTGATTCAATTCATCTTTCTTCGATCTGAAAATCACCCGTGACGGAATAGGACTCGTGTTCAATACCAGTTGCATTGCTTTATGGGATCTTTGCTATTGCATAGGGACTTTTTAATTACTCCATTAAACTGTCGTGTAATATTCGAATGAGTAGTCTAATTCCATCATCTTTTTTTAGATTGTCGAACGCTGGTATTCCGCTTTTTTTGAATTCTCTAAGGTCATCTCTTAATTCTGGGTGGAATTGACATGTGAATGATCTGCGAGTTTGTCGAGTGTCGTAGTCCCTATAGTTGATACATGTTGCGGCAAC
The Synechococcus sp. CC9311 DNA segment above includes these coding regions:
- the pheS gene encoding phenylalanine--tRNA ligase subunit alpha, whose translation is MSATISLQQLTDQLDALEAAAAVEIQAAADATALEQLRVGLLGKKGRLSAVLGAMGKLPGNERPLVGQRANVLKTLVQQLLSERLEAVNSAAMATRIAAETLDVTAAPLGVPMGHRHPLITTTEEIVDLFCGLGYQVEEGPEVETDHHNFTALNIPPEHPARDMQDTFYLQDNLLLRTHTSPVQIRHLETNPPPVRIVAPGRVYRRDAVDATHSPVFHQVEVLAIDEGLDFSHLRGTVMQFLKAFFGDLPVRFRASYFPFTEPSAEVDVQWRGRWLEVMGCGMVDPAVLEGLGLDPDRWSGFAAGLGVERFCMVRHGIDDIRRLYTSDLRFLDQF